A window of Pseudomonas mucidolens contains these coding sequences:
- a CDS encoding ParA family protein, which translates to MAKVFAIANQKGGVGKTTTCINLAASLVATKRRVLLIDLDPQGNATMGSGVDKHGLENSVYDLLIGECDLAQAMHYSEHGGYQLLPANRDLTAAEVVLLEMQMKESRLRSALAPIRENYDYILIDCPPSLSMLTLNALVAADGVIIPMQCEYFALEGLSDLVDNIKRIAELLNPNLKVEGLLRTMYDPRLSLMNDVSAQLKEHFGDQLYDTVIPRNIRLAEAPSYGMPALAYDKSSRGALAYLALAGEMVRRQRRHSRTAAVQPT; encoded by the coding sequence ATGGCTAAGGTATTCGCGATAGCGAACCAGAAAGGTGGTGTGGGTAAAACCACCACCTGCATCAACCTCGCAGCTTCCCTGGTCGCTACCAAGCGCCGGGTGCTGTTGATCGATCTCGATCCACAGGGCAACGCCACCATGGGCAGCGGTGTGGATAAACATGGCCTGGAAAACTCGGTCTACGACTTGCTGATTGGCGAGTGCGACCTAGCGCAGGCCATGCACTATTCCGAGCACGGCGGCTATCAACTGCTGCCGGCCAACCGCGACTTGACCGCGGCGGAAGTGGTGCTGCTGGAAATGCAGATGAAAGAAAGTCGTCTGCGCAGCGCTTTGGCACCGATCCGCGAGAATTACGATTACATCCTGATCGATTGCCCGCCGTCGCTGTCGATGTTGACGCTGAATGCCTTGGTGGCCGCCGATGGGGTGATTATCCCTATGCAATGCGAGTACTTTGCGCTCGAAGGCTTGAGCGACCTTGTGGATAACATCAAGCGCATCGCCGAGCTGCTCAACCCTAACCTGAAGGTCGAAGGTTTACTGCGGACCATGTATGACCCGCGTCTGAGCCTGATGAACGACGTTTCGGCGCAGCTCAAGGAACACTTTGGCGATCAGCTTTACGACACGGTGATTCCACGCAACATTCGCCTGGCCGAAGCACCAAGCTACGGCATGCCTGCGCTGGCGTACGATAAATCCTCGCGTGGCGCACTGGCCTACCTGGCCCTGGCGGGCGAGATGGTTCGTCGCCAACGCCGTCACTCACGCACCGCTGCTGTCCAGCCAACTTAA
- a CDS encoding ParB/RepB/Spo0J family partition protein, whose amino-acid sequence MAVKKRGLGRGLDALLSGPTVTTLEEQAVQVDERELQHVPLDLIQRGKYQPRRDMDPQALEELANSIKSQGVMQPIVVRPIAGGRFEIIAGERRWRASQQAGKESIPAMVRDVPDEAAIAMALIENIQREDLNPIEEAIALQRLQQEFQLTQQQVADAVGKSRVTVSNLLRLIALPEVIKTMLSHGDLEMGHARALLGLPENQQVEGARHVVARGLTVRQTEALVRQWLNGKPAAVEATKVDPDIARLEQRLAERLGSAVQIRHGKKGKGQLVIGYNSLDELQGVLAHIR is encoded by the coding sequence ATGGCCGTCAAGAAACGAGGTCTCGGACGTGGATTGGACGCACTGCTGAGTGGTCCGACTGTCACGACCCTTGAAGAACAAGCGGTGCAGGTCGATGAGCGCGAGTTGCAACATGTGCCGCTGGACCTGATCCAGCGTGGCAAATACCAGCCGCGCCGCGACATGGATCCCCAGGCCCTGGAAGAATTGGCGAACTCGATCAAGAGCCAGGGCGTGATGCAGCCGATTGTGGTGCGCCCGATTGCCGGTGGACGCTTTGAGATCATAGCCGGCGAACGTCGCTGGCGTGCCAGCCAACAGGCCGGCAAGGAAAGCATCCCGGCGATGGTGCGTGATGTACCGGATGAAGCCGCTATCGCCATGGCGCTGATCGAGAACATTCAGCGCGAAGACCTCAATCCGATCGAGGAAGCTATCGCCCTGCAGCGCTTGCAGCAGGAATTCCAGCTGACCCAGCAACAGGTGGCCGATGCCGTGGGTAAATCCCGGGTGACGGTGTCCAACTTGCTGCGCCTGATTGCGCTTCCGGAAGTGATCAAGACCATGCTTTCCCATGGTGACCTTGAAATGGGGCACGCTCGGGCATTGCTGGGTTTGCCGGAAAATCAACAGGTTGAAGGGGCGCGACACGTTGTCGCACGAGGGCTCACCGTTCGTCAGACGGAAGCGCTGGTTCGCCAATGGCTCAACGGTAAACCGGCTGCTGTGGAAGCGACCAAAGTCGACCCGGATATCGCTCGTCTCGAACAGCGTCTGGCCGAGCGGCTGGGCTCTGCGGTGCAAATTCGCCACGGGAAGAAGGGCAAAGGACAACTGGTTATCGGATATAACTCTCTCGATGAGCTTCAGGGCGTCCTTGCCCACATCCGCTGA
- a CDS encoding F0F1 ATP synthase subunit I: METRTPNTLPFHRLAVFPVLMAQFVILLIAALALWYWHGVVAGYSGLCGGLIALLPNMYFAHRAFRFSGARAAQAIVRSFYAGEAGKLILTAVLFALTFAGVKPLAPLAVFGVFVLTQLVSWFSPLLMKTRLSRP, translated from the coding sequence ATGGAAACCCGCACGCCAAACACGTTGCCGTTCCATCGCCTGGCTGTTTTTCCGGTTTTAATGGCCCAATTTGTCATTTTGCTGATCGCCGCGTTGGCGCTCTGGTATTGGCATGGAGTCGTAGCCGGATATTCAGGTCTCTGTGGAGGCCTGATAGCCTTGCTGCCCAATATGTATTTTGCTCACAGGGCCTTTCGGTTTTCCGGCGCCCGAGCAGCCCAAGCCATCGTCCGGTCTTTTTATGCCGGTGAGGCGGGCAAACTGATTTTGACGGCAGTGCTTTTTGCATTGACCTTCGCAGGTGTGAAGCCATTGGCGCCGCTGGCTGTATTCGGCGTCTTCGTGTTGACCCAATTGGTCAGCTGGTTTTCACCCCTGTTGATGAAAACAAGACTTTCGAGACCTTAG
- the atpB gene encoding F0F1 ATP synthase subunit A, with translation MAETTASGYIQHHLQNLTFGQHPTGGWGFAHTAAEAKEMGFWAFHVDTLGWSVALGLIFILIFRMAAKKATSGQPGALQNFVEVLVEFVDGSVKDSFHGRSAVIAPLALTIFVWVFLMNAIDLIPVDWIPVAAMWISGDPHLPFRAVSTTDPNATLGMALSVFVLIIFYSIKVKGIGGFIGELTLHPFGSKNIFVQALLIPVNFLLEFVTLIAKPISLALRLFGNMYAGELVFILIAVMFGSGLLWLSGLGIVLQWAWAVFHILIITLQAFIFMMLTIVYLSMAHEENH, from the coding sequence ATGGCAGAGACAACCGCTTCGGGCTATATCCAGCACCACTTGCAGAACCTGACGTTCGGTCAGCATCCTACTGGCGGCTGGGGCTTTGCCCACACCGCTGCAGAAGCCAAGGAAATGGGCTTCTGGGCTTTCCACGTCGATACACTCGGCTGGTCGGTCGCACTGGGTCTGATCTTCATCCTGATTTTCCGCATGGCCGCCAAAAAGGCCACTTCCGGCCAGCCGGGTGCCTTGCAGAACTTCGTTGAAGTACTGGTCGAATTCGTCGATGGCAGCGTGAAAGACAGCTTCCATGGTCGCAGCGCGGTGATTGCACCGCTGGCACTGACCATCTTTGTCTGGGTGTTCCTGATGAACGCCATCGACCTGATTCCGGTGGACTGGATTCCAGTTGCGGCAATGTGGATCAGCGGCGACCCGCACCTCCCGTTCCGCGCCGTATCGACCACTGACCCGAACGCTACCCTGGGCATGGCCCTGTCGGTATTCGTACTGATCATTTTCTACAGCATCAAGGTCAAGGGCATCGGTGGCTTCATTGGCGAACTGACCCTGCACCCGTTCGGCAGCAAGAACATTTTCGTTCAAGCGCTGCTGATCCCGGTGAACTTCCTGCTGGAATTCGTGACCCTGATCGCCAAGCCGATTTCCCTGGCTCTGCGACTGTTCGGCAACATGTATGCCGGCGAACTGGTGTTCATTCTGATTGCTGTGATGTTCGGCAGCGGTCTGCTCTGGCTTAGCGGCCTGGGCATTGTTCTGCAGTGGGCGTGGGCTGTGTTCCACATCCTGATCATCACCCTGCAGGCCTTTATCTTCATGATGCTCACCATCGTCTACCTGTCGATGGCGCACGAAGAGAACCATTAA
- the atpE gene encoding F0F1 ATP synthase subunit C, with protein sequence METVVGLTAIAVALLIGLGALGTAIGFGLLGGKFLEGAARQPEMVPMLQVKMFIVAGLLDAVTMIGVGIALFFTFANPFVGQLAG encoded by the coding sequence ATGGAAACTGTAGTTGGTCTAACCGCTATCGCTGTTGCACTGTTGATCGGCCTGGGCGCCCTGGGTACTGCCATTGGTTTCGGCCTGCTGGGCGGCAAGTTCCTGGAAGGCGCAGCGCGTCAGCCAGAAATGGTTCCAATGCTGCAAGTTAAAATGTTCATCGTTGCCGGCCTGCTCGACGCCGTGACCATGATCGGCGTTGGTATCGCTCTGTTCTTCACCTTCGCGAACCCCTTCGTTGGTCAACTCGCCGGTTAA
- a CDS encoding F0F1 ATP synthase subunit B has protein sequence MNINATIIGQSLAFLIFVVFCMKFVWPPVIAALHERQKKIADGLDAAARAARDLELAQDKAGQQLREAKAQAAEIIEQAKKRGNQIVEEAVEKARIDADRVKVQAQAEIEQELNSVKDALRAQLGALAVGGAEKILGATIDQNAHAELVNKLAAEI, from the coding sequence GTGAACATTAATGCAACCATTATTGGTCAGTCCTTAGCGTTCTTGATTTTTGTAGTTTTTTGCATGAAGTTCGTATGGCCTCCGGTCATCGCGGCTTTGCACGAACGTCAGAAGAAGATCGCGGATGGACTGGACGCTGCCGCCCGAGCAGCTCGCGACCTGGAGTTGGCCCAAGACAAAGCGGGTCAGCAACTGCGCGAAGCGAAAGCTCAGGCAGCTGAAATCATTGAGCAAGCCAAGAAACGCGGTAACCAGATCGTTGAAGAGGCTGTTGAAAAAGCCCGTATCGACGCTGACCGTGTGAAGGTTCAGGCTCAGGCCGAGATCGAGCAGGAATTGAACAGTGTCAAAGATGCGCTGCGTGCCCAACTGGGTGCTCTGGCCGTCGGCGGTGCTGAGAAGATCCTGGGTGCCACAATCGATCAAAACGCGCACGCGGAGCTGGTTAACAAACTGGCTGCTGAAATTTAA
- a CDS encoding F0F1 ATP synthase subunit delta: MAELTTLARPYAKAAFEHAQAHQQLASWSAMLGLAAAVSQDDTMQRVLKAPRLTSADKAATFIDVCGDKFDVKVQNFIHVVAENDRLPLLPEIAALFDLYKAEQEKSVDVEVTSAFALNQEQQDKLAKVLSARLNREVRLQATEDKSLIGGIVIRAGDLVIDGSVRGKLASLAEALKS, translated from the coding sequence ATGGCAGAATTGACCACGTTGGCCCGACCTTACGCTAAGGCAGCCTTCGAGCACGCCCAGGCCCACCAGCAGCTGGCCTCTTGGTCAGCCATGCTCGGCCTGGCTGCAGCAGTGTCGCAAGACGACACCATGCAGCGCGTGCTCAAGGCCCCGCGACTGACGAGCGCAGACAAGGCCGCCACGTTTATTGACGTGTGCGGCGACAAGTTTGATGTAAAAGTGCAGAACTTCATTCACGTCGTTGCCGAAAACGACCGTCTCCCGCTTCTGCCGGAGATTGCCGCTCTGTTCGACCTGTACAAGGCCGAGCAAGAGAAATCGGTAGACGTTGAAGTCACCAGTGCTTTTGCATTGAACCAAGAACAGCAAGACAAACTCGCCAAGGTTCTCAGTGCACGACTCAATCGGGAAGTGCGCCTGCAAGCTACGGAAGACAAGTCCCTCATTGGGGGCATTGTCATTCGCGCCGGCGACCTGGTTATCGATGGCTCGGTTCGCGGCAAACTCGCGAGCCTTGCCGAAGCATTGAAATCTTGA
- the atpA gene encoding F0F1 ATP synthase subunit alpha — translation MQQLNPSEISEIIKGRIDKLDVTSQARNEGTVVSVSDGIVRIHGLADVMYGEMIEFPGGVFGMALNLEQDSVGAVVLGAYQSLAEGMSAKCTGRILEVPVGKELLGRVVDALGNPVDGKGPLNNTETDAVEKVAPGVIWRKSVDQPVQTGYKAVDAMIPVGRGQRELIIGDRQIGKTALAIDAIINQKDSGIFCVYVAIGQKQSTIANVVRKLEENGALANTIIVAASASESPALQFLAPYSGCTMGEFFRDRGEDALIVYDDLSKQAVAYRQISLLLRRPPGREAYPGDVFYLHSRLLERASRVSEEYVEKFTNGAVTGKTGSLTALPIIETQAGDVSAFVPTNVISITDGQIFLESAMFNSGIRPAVNAGVSVSRVGGAAQTKIIKKLSGGIRTALAQYRELAAFAQFASDLDEATRKQLEHGQRVTELMKQKQYAPMSIADMALSLYAAERGFLTDVEIAKVGSFEQALIAYFNRDHADLMAKINVKGDFNDEIDAGMKAGIEKFKATQTW, via the coding sequence ATGCAGCAACTCAATCCTTCCGAAATAAGTGAAATTATCAAGGGCCGCATCGACAAGCTCGATGTGACCTCCCAAGCCCGTAACGAAGGCACTGTCGTCAGCGTATCTGACGGCATCGTGCGGATTCACGGTCTGGCCGACGTCATGTACGGCGAAATGATCGAGTTTCCGGGCGGCGTCTTCGGTATGGCCCTCAACCTGGAGCAAGACTCCGTAGGTGCCGTTGTATTGGGCGCTTACCAGTCTCTGGCCGAAGGCATGAGCGCCAAGTGCACAGGCCGCATCCTGGAGGTTCCAGTTGGTAAGGAATTGCTGGGTCGTGTTGTCGACGCACTGGGTAACCCTGTTGACGGCAAAGGTCCGCTGAACAACACCGAGACCGATGCGGTCGAGAAAGTTGCTCCTGGCGTGATCTGGCGTAAGTCGGTAGACCAGCCTGTACAGACTGGCTACAAGGCTGTCGATGCCATGATCCCGGTCGGCCGTGGCCAGCGTGAGCTGATCATTGGTGACCGTCAGATCGGCAAGACCGCACTGGCGATCGACGCGATCATCAACCAGAAAGACAGCGGCATTTTCTGCGTCTACGTAGCCATCGGTCAGAAGCAATCGACCATCGCTAACGTGGTTCGCAAGCTGGAAGAAAACGGCGCCCTGGCCAACACGATCATCGTGGCTGCCAGTGCTTCGGAATCTCCTGCGCTGCAATTCCTGGCACCGTACTCCGGTTGCACCATGGGTGAATTCTTCCGCGACCGCGGTGAAGACGCGCTGATCGTTTATGACGATCTGTCCAAGCAAGCAGTGGCTTACCGCCAGATTTCCCTGCTGCTGCGCCGTCCACCAGGCCGTGAAGCCTACCCAGGCGACGTGTTCTATCTCCACTCCCGTCTGTTGGAGCGCGCATCCCGCGTTTCCGAAGAGTACGTAGAGAAGTTCACCAACGGCGCAGTGACCGGCAAAACCGGTTCCCTGACCGCACTGCCGATCATCGAAACCCAGGCTGGCGACGTTTCCGCGTTCGTTCCGACCAACGTGATTTCCATCACCGACGGTCAGATCTTCCTGGAATCGGCCATGTTCAACTCCGGGATCCGTCCTGCTGTGAACGCCGGTGTTTCGGTATCCCGTGTGGGTGGTGCCGCTCAGACCAAGATCATCAAGAAGCTCTCCGGTGGTATCCGTACCGCTCTGGCTCAGTACCGTGAACTGGCGGCATTCGCCCAGTTCGCTTCTGACCTGGACGAAGCGACCCGTAAGCAACTTGAGCATGGTCAGCGCGTTACCGAGCTGATGAAGCAGAAGCAATACGCCCCAATGTCGATCGCTGACATGGCGTTGTCGCTGTATGCCGCTGAGCGTGGGTTCCTGACTGACGTCGAAATCGCCAAGGTCGGCAGCTTTGAACAAGCGCTGATTGCTTACTTCAACCGCGATCATGCCGATTTGATGGCCAAGATCAACGTGAAGGGTGACTTCAATGACGAAATCGACGCTGGCATGAAAGCCGGTATCGAGAAGTTCAAGGCCACCCAAACCTGGTAA
- the atpG gene encoding F0F1 ATP synthase subunit gamma, with amino-acid sequence MAGAKEIRSKIASIKSTQKITSAMEKVAVSKMRKAQMRMSASRPYAERIRQVIGHLANANPEYRHPFMIDRAVKRVGYVVVSSDRGLCGGLNTNLFKALVKDMAVNRENGVEIDLCVVGSKGAAFFRNFGGNVVAAISHLGEEPSINDLIGSVKVMLDAYLEGRIDRLSVVSNKFINTMTQQPTVEQLIPLVATPDQELKHHWDYLYEPDAKELLDGLMVRYVESQVYQAVVENNAAEQAARMIAMKNATDNAGDLISDLQLIYNKARQAAITQEISEIVGGAAAV; translated from the coding sequence ATGGCAGGCGCAAAAGAGATTCGCAGTAAGATTGCGAGCATCAAAAGCACGCAAAAGATTACCAGCGCCATGGAGAAAGTGGCGGTCAGCAAAATGCGCAAGGCACAAATGCGCATGTCGGCTAGCCGTCCCTATGCGGAGCGTATCCGCCAGGTAATTGGGCATCTGGCCAACGCCAACCCGGAATACCGCCACCCGTTCATGATCGACCGCGCCGTCAAGCGTGTCGGTTATGTCGTCGTGAGCAGTGACCGTGGTTTGTGCGGTGGCTTGAATACCAACCTGTTCAAGGCCCTGGTCAAGGACATGGCGGTAAACCGCGAAAACGGCGTCGAGATTGATCTGTGTGTTGTTGGTAGCAAGGGTGCGGCCTTTTTCCGCAACTTCGGCGGTAACGTCGTTGCAGCTATCAGCCACCTGGGTGAAGAGCCGTCGATCAATGATTTGATCGGCAGCGTCAAGGTGATGCTGGATGCGTACCTGGAAGGCCGGATTGACCGCCTGTCCGTGGTATCCAACAAGTTCATCAACACCATGACACAACAGCCTACCGTGGAGCAGTTGATTCCATTGGTGGCAACCCCGGATCAGGAACTCAAGCATCACTGGGACTACCTCTACGAACCAGACGCTAAAGAGCTGCTTGACGGCTTGATGGTGCGCTACGTGGAGTCGCAGGTCTACCAGGCGGTGGTCGAGAACAACGCAGCTGAACAAGCGGCGCGGATGATCGCGATGAAAAACGCTACCGACAACGCCGGTGATTTGATCAGTGATTTGCAACTGATCTACAACAAGGCGCGTCAGGCTGCGATCACCCAAGAGATCTCGGAAATCGTCGGCGGCGCTGCCGCGGTTTAA
- the atpD gene encoding F0F1 ATP synthase subunit beta, with the protein MSSGRIVQIIGAVIDVEFPRDSVPSIYNALKVQGAETTLEVQQQLGDGVVRTIAMGSTEGLKRGLDVIDSGAAISVPVGKATLGRIMDVLGNPIDEAGPIDTEERWGIHRPAPSFAEQAGGNDLLETGIKVIDLVCPFAKGGKVGLFGGAGVGKTVNMMELIRNIAIEHSGYSVFAGVGERTREGNDFYHEMKDSNVLDKVALVYGQMNEPPGNRLRVALTGLTMAEKFRDEGNDVLLFVDNIYRYTLAGTEVSALLGRMPSAVGYQPTLAEEMGVLQERITSTKEGSITSIQAVYVPADDLTDPSPATTFAHLDATVVLSRDIASLGIYPAVDPLDSTSRQLDPNVIGQEHYDTARGVQYVLQRYKELKDIIAILGMDELSETDKQLVSRARKIQRFLSQPFFVAEVFTGASGKYVSLKDTIAGFKGILNGDYDHLPEQAFYMVGGIEEAIEKAKKL; encoded by the coding sequence ATGAGTAGCGGACGTATCGTTCAAATCATCGGCGCCGTTATCGACGTGGAATTTCCACGCGACAGCGTACCGAGCATCTACAACGCGCTGAAAGTACAAGGCGCGGAAACCACCCTGGAAGTTCAGCAGCAGCTGGGCGACGGCGTGGTTCGTACCATTGCGATGGGTTCCACCGAAGGCTTGAAGCGCGGTCTGGACGTTATCGACTCTGGCGCTGCCATCTCCGTACCGGTCGGTAAAGCGACCCTGGGCCGGATCATGGACGTACTGGGCAACCCGATCGACGAAGCTGGCCCGATCGACACCGAAGAGCGTTGGGGCATTCACCGTCCAGCACCTTCGTTCGCCGAGCAAGCTGGCGGCAACGACCTGCTGGAAACCGGCATCAAGGTTATCGACCTGGTTTGCCCGTTCGCCAAGGGCGGTAAAGTCGGTCTGTTCGGTGGTGCCGGTGTCGGCAAGACCGTAAACATGATGGAACTGATCCGTAACATCGCCATCGAGCACAGCGGTTATTCCGTGTTCGCCGGTGTGGGTGAGCGTACTCGTGAGGGTAACGACTTCTACCACGAGATGAAGGACTCCAACGTTCTGGACAAAGTGGCACTGGTTTACGGTCAGATGAACGAGCCGCCGGGAAACCGTCTGCGCGTGGCACTGACCGGCCTGACCATGGCCGAGAAGTTCCGTGACGAAGGTAACGACGTTCTGCTGTTCGTCGACAACATCTACCGTTACACCTTGGCCGGTACTGAAGTATCCGCACTGCTGGGCCGTATGCCTTCGGCAGTAGGTTACCAGCCGACCCTGGCTGAAGAGATGGGCGTTCTGCAAGAACGTATCACTTCGACCAAGGAAGGTTCGATCACCTCGATCCAAGCGGTATACGTACCTGCGGATGACTTGACCGACCCGTCGCCAGCGACCACCTTCGCCCACTTGGACGCCACCGTCGTTCTGTCCCGTGACATCGCCTCCCTGGGTATCTACCCAGCGGTCGATCCACTGGACTCGACTTCGCGCCAGCTGGACCCGAACGTGATTGGCCAGGAGCACTACGACACCGCTCGCGGCGTTCAGTACGTGCTGCAGCGTTACAAAGAACTGAAGGACATCATTGCGATCCTGGGTATGGACGAGCTGTCGGAAACCGACAAGCAGTTGGTATCCCGCGCTCGTAAGATCCAGCGCTTCTTGTCGCAGCCGTTCTTCGTGGCTGAAGTCTTCACCGGTGCTTCGGGTAAATACGTTTCCCTGAAAGACACCATTGCTGGCTTCAAAGGCATCCTCAACGGTGACTACGACCACCTGCCAGAACAAGCGTTCTACATGGTCGGCGGCATCGAAGAAGCGATCGAGAAAGCCAAGAAACTGTAA
- a CDS encoding F0F1 ATP synthase subunit epsilon translates to MAMTVHCDIVSAEGEIFSGLVEMVIAHGELGDLGIALGHAPLITSLKPGPITLTKQGGEREVFYISGGFLEVQPNMVKVLADTVQRAADLDEASAQEAVKAAEKALNEKGADFDYGSAAARLAEAAAQLRTVQQIRKKFGG, encoded by the coding sequence ATGGCTATGACAGTCCATTGCGATATCGTCAGCGCGGAAGGGGAAATCTTCTCCGGTCTGGTAGAAATGGTGATTGCACACGGCGAACTGGGTGATCTTGGTATCGCCTTGGGCCACGCCCCGCTGATCACCAGCTTGAAGCCAGGTCCGATCACTCTGACCAAGCAAGGCGGGGAACGGGAGGTGTTTTACATCTCCGGTGGTTTCCTCGAGGTTCAGCCGAACATGGTCAAGGTACTTGCCGACACTGTGCAACGTGCTGCTGACCTGGATGAAGCCTCCGCTCAGGAAGCCGTCAAGGCTGCCGAGAAGGCCCTGAACGAAAAAGGCGCAGATTTCGACTACGGTTCTGCTGCTGCACGTCTGGCCGAGGCCGCAGCTCAGCTGCGTACCGTCCAGCAGATCCGCAAGAAGTTTGGCGGCTAA
- the glmU gene encoding bifunctional UDP-N-acetylglucosamine diphosphorylase/glucosamine-1-phosphate N-acetyltransferase GlmU produces MSLEIVILAAGQGTRMRSALPKVLHPVAGNSMLGHVIHSARQLAPQRIHVVIGHGADVVRERLAADDLNFVLQDKQLGTGHATAQAVPFIKAETVLILYGDVPLIEVETLQRLLKHVVPGQMGLLTVELDDPTGYGRIVRNADGKVAAIVEHKDASDAQRAITEGNTGILAVPADRLADWMSRLSNNNAQGEYYLTDVIEMAVSDGLVVATEQPHDPMEVQGANDRKQLAELERHYQLREGRRLMAQGVTLRDPARFDVRGDVSVGRDVLIDINVILEGRVVIEDDVVIGPNCVIKDSTLRKGVVVKANSHIDGAVMGEGSDAGPFARLRPGSVLGEKAHVGNFVELKNARLGAEAKVGHLTYLGDALIGARTNIGAGTITCNYDGANKHQTTIGEDVFIGSNNSLVAPVTVGDGSNTAAGSTINQDVDKSQLAVARARQRNIDGWKRPVKIKKP; encoded by the coding sequence ATGTCTCTTGAAATCGTAATTCTCGCCGCAGGCCAAGGCACTCGCATGCGTTCGGCCTTGCCCAAGGTGCTGCACCCGGTTGCGGGTAACTCCATGCTGGGTCATGTTATCCACAGCGCCCGGCAACTGGCTCCGCAGCGTATTCATGTGGTGATCGGCCACGGTGCCGACGTGGTGCGTGAGCGCTTGGCGGCGGATGATCTGAATTTCGTGCTTCAGGACAAACAACTGGGCACCGGCCATGCCACGGCTCAAGCGGTTCCCTTCATCAAGGCCGAGACCGTGCTGATCCTCTACGGTGACGTGCCGTTGATTGAAGTGGAAACCCTGCAACGCCTGCTCAAGCATGTGGTGCCGGGCCAAATGGGCCTGCTCACCGTCGAGCTGGATGACCCTACCGGTTATGGCCGCATCGTGCGTAATGCCGACGGCAAGGTGGCCGCCATCGTCGAGCATAAAGACGCCAGTGACGCCCAGCGCGCAATCACCGAAGGCAACACCGGCATTCTTGCGGTACCGGCTGATCGGTTGGCTGACTGGATGAGCCGCTTGTCGAACAACAATGCTCAAGGCGAGTACTACCTGACCGATGTGATCGAAATGGCCGTCAGTGATGGCTTGGTGGTTGCCACCGAGCAGCCTCACGACCCGATGGAAGTGCAGGGCGCCAACGATCGCAAGCAACTTGCAGAGCTGGAGCGTCACTACCAATTGCGCGAAGGACGGCGTCTGATGGCCCAGGGCGTGACCTTGCGTGACCCGGCGCGCTTCGACGTGCGCGGTGATGTCAGCGTGGGCCGCGACGTGCTGATCGACATCAACGTGATCCTCGAAGGTCGCGTGGTGATTGAAGACGACGTGGTGATTGGCCCGAACTGCGTGATCAAGGACAGCACCTTGCGCAAAGGCGTGGTGGTCAAGGCCAACAGCCACATCGACGGCGCGGTCATGGGTGAGGGCAGCGATGCCGGTCCGTTTGCGCGGTTGCGTCCCGGTAGCGTGCTGGGGGAAAAAGCCCATGTGGGTAACTTCGTCGAACTGAAAAATGCCCGCTTGGGCGCTGAGGCCAAGGTCGGTCACCTGACCTACTTGGGCGACGCGCTGATCGGCGCCCGCACCAATATCGGCGCAGGCACCATCACCTGCAACTACGATGGCGCCAACAAGCACCAGACCACGATTGGCGAAGACGTATTCATCGGCTCCAACAATTCGCTGGTTGCGCCAGTGACCGTTGGCGATGGCTCCAACACCGCGGCCGGGTCGACGATCAACCAGGATGTGGATAAGTCGCAGCTGGCTGTTGCCCGCGCGCGTCAACGCAACATCGACGGCTGGAAACGCCCGGTCAAAATCAAGAAACCCTGA